The following proteins are co-located in the Polystyrenella longa genome:
- a CDS encoding GspE/PulE family protein yields MAQRRIGQILVDLGYITEDQLWDILEEQKQSPGEVLGQVAKRMGLVTEVQITEALAEQWGMPVISLTETNIPPNVLELVPQTMSELYSIVPISLRDNVLTVAMADPKNVAALDDIRNFLGYEVRGAVSSPVEVEEAIARLYADKEESIEDVMSAFADPDAEDGEMRGFNLASPEEMADAAPIRKLLNMILLLAIKDQASDIHFEPFEEEFRVRVRADGVLYEMVPPPRHLANALVSRVKVMADLDIAERRLPQDGRIELNVAGNPVDLRVSVLPTLFGEAVVMRVLDRTVVQLDLDKIGMDPTTLKRFRSAIHSPNGIVLVTGPTGSGKTTTLYSALNELNDIETKIITTEDPIEYDIDGLVQVPVNPDIDVTFATVLRAILRHDPDKILIGEIRDYETAEIAVQSALTGHLVFSTLHTNDAPSAITRLRDMGVPAFLITATVEAILAQRLVRKICTECRIEFEPSDELLMELQLPIEQARRYKFYYGKGCQRCNNTGYKGRCGIYEFMVLNDEVRDMITSEASVDDIRNYARTQGMTTLREAGLKLIFDGVTTIDEVVRETVMEDIE; encoded by the coding sequence ATGGCTCAACGACGTATTGGTCAAATCCTGGTCGACCTCGGTTACATTACCGAAGATCAATTGTGGGACATTCTGGAGGAACAGAAACAGTCCCCCGGTGAGGTCCTCGGTCAGGTTGCCAAACGTATGGGGCTGGTCACCGAGGTGCAGATCACCGAGGCGCTCGCCGAGCAATGGGGCATGCCTGTTATCTCGCTGACCGAGACCAATATTCCACCGAATGTGCTGGAGCTCGTTCCGCAAACGATGTCCGAATTATACAGCATCGTTCCCATTTCGTTACGAGATAATGTACTCACCGTCGCAATGGCGGACCCTAAAAATGTCGCCGCTCTGGATGACATTCGCAACTTCCTGGGATATGAAGTCAGAGGCGCCGTTTCCAGCCCGGTTGAAGTCGAAGAAGCCATTGCTCGGCTGTACGCGGACAAAGAAGAGAGTATTGAAGATGTGATGAGCGCCTTCGCCGATCCGGATGCTGAGGATGGCGAAATGCGTGGCTTCAACCTGGCCTCTCCCGAAGAGATGGCCGATGCCGCGCCGATTCGTAAGCTGCTCAATATGATTCTGCTCCTGGCCATTAAAGACCAGGCTTCCGACATTCACTTCGAACCTTTCGAGGAAGAGTTTCGCGTCCGTGTTCGTGCTGATGGTGTGTTATACGAAATGGTTCCTCCTCCCCGTCACTTGGCGAACGCGCTTGTTTCTCGGGTGAAGGTTATGGCGGATTTGGATATCGCCGAACGCCGGTTACCTCAGGACGGACGAATTGAATTAAACGTTGCCGGTAACCCGGTTGACCTGCGCGTCAGTGTACTGCCAACTTTGTTTGGTGAAGCGGTCGTTATGCGAGTATTGGACCGTACGGTGGTTCAATTGGACCTCGACAAAATCGGTATGGATCCAACGACTCTCAAGCGGTTTCGTAGTGCCATTCATTCACCGAACGGGATCGTCCTGGTGACAGGCCCGACCGGAAGCGGAAAAACAACCACACTCTATTCAGCTCTTAACGAGTTGAATGACATCGAAACAAAAATTATTACGACAGAAGACCCAATCGAATACGACATCGATGGTCTCGTACAGGTGCCGGTGAACCCGGACATTGATGTGACTTTTGCGACGGTTCTACGAGCTATTCTGCGGCATGATCCAGACAAAATTCTGATCGGTGAGATTCGTGACTATGAAACGGCAGAGATTGCTGTTCAGAGTGCCTTGACCGGTCACCTTGTGTTCTCGACTTTGCACACGAACGACGCCCCAAGTGCGATTACGCGATTGCGAGATATGGGGGTGCCGGCGTTCCTGATTACGGCGACCGTCGAAGCGATACTGGCTCAGCGACTGGTGCGAAAAATCTGCACTGAATGCCGAATCGAGTTCGAGCCGAGCGATGAATTGCTGATGGAATTGCAACTACCAATCGAACAGGCACGACGATACAAATTCTATTACGGTAAAGGCTGTCAGCGTTGTAACAACACTGGCTACAAAGGCCGCTGTGGTATTTATGAATTCATGGTCCTCAACGATGAAGTCCGGGACATGATTACCTCGGAAGCTTCGGTTGATGATATTAGAAACTACGCTCGTACGCAGGGGATGACCACTCTGCGAGAAGCGGGATTGAAACTGATCTTTGATGGCGTCACGACCATTGACGAAGTCGTACGCGAAACGGTCATGGAAGATATTGAATAA
- a CDS encoding type II secretion system protein, translated as MQHSLTHDPTRRRSGFTLVELLVVISIILILMGLLTYAVFPTVGVARELEVQTELSSLEKALGDFKMQFHDLPPSSFTLREEDTGWTNTERAVLRRFWPNYDFGNANVFDANGNGNSTDVITLNGAECLVFFLGGILKDSGTVSDRIPNGFSKNPTAPFQPGGTRVGPFHEFDNSRLVLQDTNGDSSLDDEFKMLVDPLSDGGNPIMYVNSDEYNSPVTALSGSGMTKAYSQNVAEDVFWKGQTFQLISAGADGIYGQGGVFDSNSAGTALSGAREGERDNITNFHQGRLAP; from the coding sequence ATGCAACATTCCCTCACCCACGACCCCACCCGTCGTCGATCCGGTTTCACACTGGTGGAATTACTCGTCGTCATTTCGATCATTCTCATCCTGATGGGACTGCTGACCTATGCCGTTTTCCCCACAGTAGGCGTCGCCCGGGAACTCGAAGTGCAAACGGAATTATCATCGCTCGAAAAAGCATTGGGCGATTTCAAAATGCAATTCCATGATTTGCCACCCAGTTCGTTTACTCTGCGAGAAGAGGATACCGGTTGGACAAACACGGAACGAGCAGTCCTTAGACGGTTCTGGCCGAATTACGATTTTGGAAATGCAAATGTCTTCGATGCCAATGGAAATGGAAACTCGACGGATGTCATTACGCTCAACGGGGCGGAGTGTCTCGTCTTCTTTCTGGGAGGAATCCTGAAAGATTCCGGAACTGTATCGGACCGAATTCCGAACGGGTTTTCCAAAAATCCAACGGCGCCGTTTCAGCCTGGTGGAACCCGTGTCGGTCCCTTCCACGAGTTCGATAACTCGCGGTTAGTTTTACAGGATACGAATGGCGACTCCTCTCTCGATGACGAATTCAAAATGTTGGTCGATCCTTTGTCAGACGGTGGAAATCCCATCATGTATGTCAATAGTGATGAATATAACTCGCCGGTAACGGCACTCAGTGGGAGTGGAATGACGAAAGCGTACTCACAGAATGTTGCTGAGGACGTGTTCTGGAAAGGGCAGACTTTCCAACTGATCTCAGCCGGTGCCGATGGAATCTATGGTCAAGGCGGGGTATTCGATTCCAATTCAGCGGGCACGGCATTAAGTGGTGCTCGTGAAGGTGAAAGAGACAATATCACGAACTTCCATCAGGGACGACTGGCACCGTAA
- a CDS encoding type II secretion system F family protein has protein sequence MPTFQYEAMDNTGLEVKDTVEAATEQEAQRAIKEKGFYITKITEQGRMRDKKKSAPKKKSNKAQKTFAIGGVRGKQLTTFTRQLSTLQDAGLPILRSLRILEGQCRPGPLKNALIDVVEEIESGSTLSEAMAKQPKAFDNLYVNMVKAGEAGGALEIILQRLADFKEKAQTLKRKVIGAMIYPAVVITVAIVIVTGIMYFIIPEFKNLFNDFDLELPWLTIMLISCSDWVVDNWFLIPMIPIAFWLFIKIVKKNKTGAYICDFLSLKFPLLGGILRKATIARTMRTLGTLIASGVPILEALIIARDTSGNAVFRRAFDNIYAAIREGESMAIPLREARITDDMVVNMVDVGEETGALDTMLYKVADVYEEEVEVAVESLISILEPIMVVVLGVIVGTIVIALFMPMIALINSLSG, from the coding sequence ATGCCGACTTTTCAGTATGAAGCAATGGACAACACTGGTCTTGAAGTCAAAGACACCGTCGAAGCCGCCACAGAGCAGGAGGCCCAACGTGCGATTAAGGAGAAGGGCTTCTATATAACCAAAATTACCGAACAAGGACGAATGCGGGATAAGAAGAAATCGGCTCCCAAAAAGAAGAGCAACAAAGCTCAGAAAACATTCGCCATCGGTGGTGTCCGCGGTAAGCAGTTAACGACTTTTACACGTCAACTGTCAACATTACAGGATGCTGGTCTTCCTATTCTACGAAGCCTGCGGATTCTGGAAGGCCAGTGCCGTCCCGGTCCATTGAAGAACGCACTGATCGATGTCGTCGAAGAGATCGAATCCGGTTCGACTCTTTCCGAAGCGATGGCCAAACAACCCAAAGCGTTTGACAACCTGTACGTCAACATGGTCAAAGCGGGCGAGGCCGGTGGTGCTCTTGAGATTATTCTGCAACGTCTGGCCGACTTCAAAGAGAAAGCCCAGACGCTGAAACGAAAAGTGATCGGGGCGATGATTTATCCGGCCGTGGTGATCACCGTCGCCATCGTCATCGTAACAGGGATTATGTACTTCATTATTCCGGAGTTCAAAAACCTGTTTAACGACTTCGATCTGGAACTTCCCTGGCTGACGATCATGTTGATCTCCTGTAGTGACTGGGTGGTCGATAACTGGTTCCTGATTCCCATGATCCCGATTGCCTTCTGGTTGTTCATTAAGATCGTAAAGAAGAACAAAACGGGAGCGTACATCTGCGACTTCCTCAGTTTGAAGTTTCCCCTGTTAGGCGGAATTCTGCGAAAAGCAACCATTGCTCGTACGATGCGTACATTGGGGACGTTGATTGCCTCCGGTGTACCTATTCTCGAAGCACTGATTATTGCCCGCGATACCTCCGGCAATGCCGTCTTCCGTCGGGCATTTGACAATATTTACGCGGCGATTCGCGAAGGGGAGTCTATGGCGATTCCTCTGCGTGAAGCCCGGATCACTGACGACATGGTGGTCAACATGGTTGACGTCGGCGAAGAGACCGGTGCCCTGGATACGATGTTGTACAAGGTGGCGGACGTCTACGAAGAAGAAGTCGAAGTCGCCGTCGAATCTCTGATTAGTATTCTGGAACCAATCATGGTGGTTGTTCTAGGGGTGATTGTGGGAACGATCGTTATTGCCCTCTTCATGCCCATGATTGCATTGATCAACAGTCTCTCCGGTTAA
- a CDS encoding glycoside hydrolase family protein encodes MLLSNLNRVCGFISLAVIVLTLLAGSSWSATPVNAAETIGTVQVLLTGEGELEVAPHGDGNIYAPHVFFNEGVYQMWYGAQGKDGHDRVLYAESTDGTTWDRKGVVIDNGEANHVNDPTVAYVDGRYYLYYTRATRDVIDRVHLAVSDDGKNWELKGVVIDAGAEGEWDSLSVGRPAVLYDGGLFHLWYDGRKDFPLHAPVRDVPKVKESRRAVGYAVSRDGIHWKKYPLNPVLENNVGAIDVVRYGDRLLLTYESGKGTCLAESPNGVVWTDHGLFAPKSGEAADKFGHVTPHLFIDPKDDQLLLYVGNAPHQSWNKNQVGVMKIDRDSLEKVLVK; translated from the coding sequence ATGCTCCTATCGAATTTAAATCGAGTTTGCGGATTTATTTCATTGGCCGTGATTGTTCTGACCTTACTCGCAGGTTCTTCATGGTCTGCCACTCCTGTGAATGCTGCCGAAACTATAGGAACGGTTCAGGTTCTGCTGACGGGCGAGGGCGAATTAGAAGTGGCTCCTCATGGCGACGGGAATATCTACGCACCTCACGTGTTTTTTAACGAGGGCGTTTATCAGATGTGGTACGGTGCCCAGGGTAAGGACGGTCATGACCGTGTTTTGTATGCCGAGTCGACCGATGGAACGACCTGGGATCGCAAAGGAGTTGTGATCGACAATGGAGAGGCCAATCATGTCAACGATCCGACGGTCGCCTATGTCGATGGGCGTTACTACTTGTATTACACTCGCGCCACACGGGATGTGATCGACCGAGTTCACCTGGCCGTTTCCGACGATGGAAAGAACTGGGAACTGAAAGGTGTCGTAATTGATGCTGGAGCCGAAGGGGAGTGGGATTCGCTCTCCGTAGGGCGTCCTGCCGTTCTCTATGACGGGGGACTCTTTCACCTCTGGTATGATGGCCGAAAGGACTTTCCTCTGCATGCACCTGTCCGGGATGTTCCTAAAGTGAAAGAGTCACGCCGCGCTGTGGGTTACGCCGTTTCACGAGACGGAATCCACTGGAAGAAGTACCCGCTCAATCCGGTGCTGGAAAATAATGTCGGTGCAATCGATGTTGTTCGTTACGGAGATCGCCTGCTGCTGACTTATGAATCGGGCAAGGGAACCTGTCTAGCGGAAAGCCCAAATGGCGTCGTCTGGACGGACCACGGTCTATTCGCTCCCAAAAGTGGCGAAGCAGCGGACAAGTTTGGCCATGTTACGCCCCATCTTTTCATTGATCCGAAGGATGATCAGTTGTTGCTCTATGTCGGAAATGCCCCGCATCAGTCGTGGAATAAGAATCAGGTCGGTGTGATGAAAATTGATCGTGATTCTCTGGAAAAAGTTCTCGTTAAGTAA
- a CDS encoding type IV pilus twitching motility protein PilT, whose protein sequence is MQIDKLLETVVRNKASDLHITTNQPPALRQGGRIVRLDTKVLTPEDTVGLMKSITPERNQQELQEVGGTDFGFAYGDKARFRVAVFKQRGQIGLVLRRIPNEFLTFEQLGLPPAIEELIQRPRGLFLVTGPTGSGKTTSLASMINWMNDNKYDHIITLEDPIEYYHEHKKSTINQREIGVDVPDFPEALRRALRMDPDAILVGEMRDLDTISSAITAAETGHVVFGTLHTTGAQGTVDRIIDVFPTHQQEQIRTQLSVSIIGILSQALLPRKTGGLVAAYEMLVVTPAISNLIREAKTFRINSMIQTGRKYGMQLLDDALFDLWKNDIVDEKDIIIKSNNPGELKQRIAKAKRGLLDDDGMDGGDEYYDDDDEFDDD, encoded by the coding sequence ATGCAGATTGATAAACTTCTGGAAACAGTTGTCCGCAACAAAGCAAGCGATTTGCATATCACGACAAATCAACCCCCGGCTTTAAGGCAGGGGGGGCGTATTGTGCGGCTCGATACAAAAGTGTTGACTCCGGAAGATACTGTCGGATTGATGAAGAGTATCACTCCGGAACGGAATCAGCAGGAGTTACAGGAAGTGGGGGGGACCGACTTCGGTTTCGCTTACGGAGATAAAGCTCGCTTCCGAGTTGCGGTGTTCAAACAGCGTGGCCAGATCGGTCTTGTGCTGCGGCGAATTCCTAACGAGTTCCTGACGTTTGAACAATTGGGACTGCCACCGGCGATTGAAGAATTGATTCAGCGGCCGCGTGGTTTGTTCCTGGTGACGGGGCCGACCGGTTCCGGTAAGACAACCAGTCTTGCCAGTATGATCAACTGGATGAACGACAATAAGTACGATCATATCATCACGTTGGAAGACCCTATTGAGTACTACCACGAACATAAAAAGTCGACGATTAACCAACGTGAAATTGGTGTCGATGTTCCCGATTTTCCTGAAGCACTTCGCCGTGCCTTGAGGATGGACCCTGACGCCATTCTGGTCGGGGAGATGCGTGACTTGGATACCATCTCTTCCGCGATTACCGCGGCGGAAACAGGGCACGTTGTTTTTGGAACTTTGCATACCACGGGTGCACAGGGAACTGTCGACCGAATTATTGACGTATTTCCTACTCACCAGCAGGAACAGATTCGTACACAGTTATCCGTTTCGATCATTGGTATTTTGAGTCAGGCATTGCTCCCCCGGAAGACGGGTGGGCTGGTTGCCGCATATGAAATGCTGGTGGTCACTCCAGCTATCTCGAACCTGATTCGAGAAGCAAAGACGTTCCGAATCAACTCCATGATTCAGACTGGTCGTAAATATGGCATGCAACTGCTGGATGATGCCCTGTTTGATTTATGGAAAAACGACATCGTCGACGAGAAAGACATCATCATAAAATCGAACAATCCCGGTGAACTAAAGCAACGCATCGCCAAGGCGAAGCGGGGACTGTTGGATGACGATGGCATGGATGGCGGAGATGAATACTATGATGACGATGACGAATTCGATGATGATTAA
- a CDS encoding type II secretion system protein has translation MKTADVTIKQKKRGFTLVEIMIVLTIMAVIMGIFTVVIGNVLNSGRETQTRATLKKIDELVQDRLRAFRLAKERGRFQGTIQDLSRNWSSGPNYKDDLISVCVHKHYMGKYFGMDYLLDPSSYNDPVNGANAVGTSAEEAAFSSEILYELLMKGTIAGENPVPLLSITAAETDFSSNEIGDTDGDGRLEFLDGWGNPLRMYLWPTFLTRPDGTNLIGGNLLLRLYIPAAADKPDNVLETDPDDPKGILSQATASELGVLNSAGVFAFTFDDAVTPPEPHHFDTYHTMVVVSAGQDQTLGVKEPLESILAEPELVFGGFTFDPAQTDSTSADHIYNSPINDDITNHQGTRGN, from the coding sequence ATGAAAACAGCAGACGTGACAATCAAACAGAAAAAACGTGGTTTCACGCTGGTCGAAATCATGATCGTCCTGACGATCATGGCCGTGATTATGGGTATTTTTACCGTAGTGATCGGTAACGTTCTGAATTCCGGAAGAGAAACCCAGACTCGGGCGACTCTAAAAAAGATTGACGAACTCGTCCAGGACCGATTACGTGCGTTCCGATTAGCCAAAGAACGTGGTCGGTTCCAGGGTACGATTCAAGACCTTTCCCGGAACTGGTCCAGCGGACCGAACTACAAAGATGATCTGATTTCTGTTTGTGTACATAAACATTACATGGGCAAGTATTTTGGAATGGACTACCTGTTGGATCCATCCAGCTACAACGATCCCGTGAATGGTGCCAATGCTGTCGGAACATCGGCAGAAGAAGCGGCGTTCTCGTCGGAAATTCTGTACGAACTTCTGATGAAAGGCACGATTGCCGGTGAGAACCCTGTCCCGCTATTGAGTATCACTGCAGCAGAAACTGATTTCAGCAGCAACGAAATTGGCGATACCGATGGTGATGGTCGTTTAGAGTTTCTCGATGGGTGGGGCAATCCTCTGAGGATGTACCTGTGGCCAACATTCCTGACGAGACCGGATGGCACAAACCTGATCGGTGGCAATTTACTGTTACGTTTATACATTCCTGCCGCCGCGGACAAACCCGATAACGTATTAGAAACAGATCCAGACGATCCCAAAGGAATTCTGAGCCAGGCAACGGCCAGTGAACTGGGCGTGTTAAATTCGGCTGGTGTATTTGCTTTCACGTTTGATGATGCTGTTACTCCTCCCGAGCCACATCACTTTGATACTTACCACACCATGGTTGTGGTCTCTGCAGGACAGGATCAAACTCTGGGCGTGAAGGAGCCGTTGGAGTCAATTCTGGCAGAGCCCGAACTTGTCTTTGGTGGGTTCACGTTTGATCCCGCTCAAACGGACTCCACCTCGGCGGATCACATTTATAACTCTCCTATCAATGACGACATTACGAATCACCAGGGCACGCGAGGAAACTAA
- a CDS encoding SUMF1/EgtB/PvdO family nonheme iron enzyme: MPITDPVSLSEVENSICEVLSEKFDVPRDKARPQSRLLKDLHFDSLEATELFLEVEDRFGVTIPQSEHMNGACSAVFNRSDFRIADLAEIVYLQQGSGKPVRRTSWRGHQSVPQLEINNPFCQLSGRWESEGDGRLLEKIKTDQQFLQYRRRSDGMRCVLVPVARVEVGTDSPGYDSDVRPPHGVKLDAFLIDVETVSTTAYCRFLNSIGCVDQQVLLDWFVLADEDDRIEQQLIEQNNQEWRPIAGCEHLPMILVSWYGANAYSLWANGHPWNDYRSEGETPGKSFLPTEAQWEYAARGPDFKEYPWGNEAPTAERMRFSQHVPAATYTAVTIPMEPVNSSNGMSPFGLHHMAGNVWEWCRDWYSPDFYSTPEATLQNPVNSVGTGVRSERGGSWVGPADLCRSSHRRGRAPEAKGRCLGFRCISDMSAIG; the protein is encoded by the coding sequence ATGCCGATAACAGACCCTGTCTCCCTTTCCGAGGTTGAAAACTCTATATGTGAAGTTCTTTCGGAAAAATTTGACGTACCCAGAGATAAGGCTCGGCCTCAAAGCCGATTACTTAAAGATCTCCATTTCGACAGTCTGGAGGCCACTGAACTATTCCTCGAAGTCGAGGATAGATTTGGTGTGACCATTCCTCAATCAGAGCATATGAATGGGGCGTGCAGCGCGGTTTTTAATCGGAGCGATTTTCGTATCGCCGACTTAGCGGAGATCGTTTACCTGCAACAGGGGTCAGGTAAACCAGTTCGACGGACTTCTTGGAGAGGTCATCAGTCCGTCCCGCAGCTTGAAATCAACAACCCGTTCTGCCAATTGAGTGGTCGCTGGGAATCTGAGGGGGACGGAAGGCTGCTGGAGAAAATTAAAACGGACCAACAGTTTCTCCAATACCGTCGACGTTCTGATGGTATGCGTTGCGTGCTGGTGCCTGTCGCCCGGGTCGAAGTGGGCACCGACTCGCCCGGGTACGACAGCGATGTCCGACCTCCGCATGGGGTGAAATTGGACGCGTTTCTCATTGATGTCGAAACCGTCTCCACAACCGCCTATTGTCGATTTCTGAATTCGATTGGCTGTGTGGATCAGCAGGTGCTGTTAGATTGGTTCGTGCTGGCGGATGAGGACGATCGGATTGAACAGCAGCTGATTGAACAGAACAATCAGGAGTGGCGTCCGATCGCGGGTTGTGAGCATCTGCCGATGATACTTGTCTCCTGGTATGGGGCGAATGCATATTCTCTGTGGGCCAACGGTCATCCTTGGAACGACTATCGATCTGAAGGGGAGACGCCCGGCAAAAGCTTTCTTCCCACCGAAGCCCAGTGGGAGTATGCGGCTCGCGGCCCGGATTTCAAAGAATATCCGTGGGGAAATGAAGCACCTACGGCAGAGCGTATGCGTTTCAGTCAACATGTTCCTGCTGCCACTTATACGGCAGTCACGATTCCGATGGAGCCGGTGAATTCCAGCAACGGCATGTCCCCATTCGGTCTGCATCATATGGCGGGAAATGTCTGGGAATGGTGCCGGGACTGGTACTCTCCTGATTTTTATTCGACTCCTGAGGCGACTCTCCAGAATCCTGTCAATTCAGTTGGAACGGGTGTTCGCTCGGAACGAGGAGGAAGCTGGGTTGGTCCTGCGGATCTCTGCCGCAGTTCCCATCGTCGAGGTCGTGCCCCCGAGGCGAAGGGTCGCTGCCTGGGATTCCGTTGCATTAGCGATATGTCCGCAATCGGATAA
- a CDS encoding GspE/PulE family protein, with translation MAEEWLDQLVTDNIISASQLMEAESVGSSSGITTSDSLVNLDYVDADVVCQYQAAYYAYDYAQLDGVEIPPSVVEMVPESVARENTVVPLELDGDVLKVAISDPMALEVLDKLRFILNKDINVALAPKSKILATINRHYGQSETESVDSMLSEFTETAIDFTETEETRTQLEGRDEESSPLIKLVNLIVTEAVKLRASDIHIEPFEDRVRIRYRIDGHLVERDSPPRRLLGAIVSRVKVMAKMDISEKRRCQDGRIKTVVGDKDFDLRVSILPTNHGQAIVLRILDRDNIKVGIRNLGFSENNYRSFQNIIRRPNGIFLVTGPTGSGKTTTLYSALGELNRPDRKIITAEDPVEYYLPGINQVEVKARIGLNFNRIIRAMLRQAPNVILVGEIRDVETADMAIQASLTGHLVFSTLHTNDAPGSITRLTDMGVQPFLVASSVMAVMAQRLVRVVCQKCKQPYTPTKAEMETYEITTEEVANGNMVRGAGCSTCQHTGYRGRRAVFELMLMNAAIRDMTFRSEPTQNIRRQARLSGMKTLVEDAKDKAVQGLTTLAEVEKLRSGGH, from the coding sequence ATGGCCGAAGAATGGCTGGATCAACTTGTAACTGACAATATTATCAGTGCCTCGCAGCTGATGGAGGCTGAGTCCGTCGGTTCCAGCAGTGGAATCACTACGTCGGATTCTCTGGTAAACCTCGACTACGTCGATGCGGACGTCGTATGCCAATATCAGGCTGCGTATTACGCTTATGACTATGCACAGCTGGATGGCGTCGAAATACCTCCTTCGGTTGTCGAGATGGTCCCGGAATCGGTCGCCAGGGAAAATACAGTCGTTCCCCTGGAGCTCGACGGGGACGTGCTAAAGGTGGCGATCAGTGACCCGATGGCATTGGAGGTTCTCGACAAGCTCCGGTTCATCCTGAACAAAGATATTAACGTCGCATTGGCACCCAAAAGTAAAATTTTGGCGACCATCAACCGACATTATGGGCAGAGTGAGACCGAATCAGTCGACTCCATGTTGAGCGAGTTCACAGAAACGGCGATCGACTTTACGGAAACGGAAGAAACAAGAACACAGCTTGAGGGACGCGATGAGGAGTCCTCTCCGCTTATTAAGCTGGTTAATCTCATCGTCACCGAGGCGGTGAAACTGCGGGCGAGCGACATCCATATCGAACCGTTTGAGGATCGTGTACGGATTCGCTACCGGATCGACGGCCATCTTGTCGAACGGGATAGCCCGCCCCGACGTCTACTGGGGGCAATTGTCTCTCGCGTTAAAGTCATGGCAAAAATGGACATTTCTGAGAAACGGCGATGTCAGGACGGTCGAATCAAGACGGTTGTTGGTGACAAGGACTTTGACCTGCGTGTCAGTATTCTGCCCACCAACCACGGTCAGGCCATCGTGCTTCGTATTTTGGACCGGGACAATATTAAGGTCGGTATTCGCAACTTAGGGTTTAGTGAAAATAATTACAGGTCCTTTCAGAATATTATCCGCCGCCCGAACGGAATTTTCCTGGTGACTGGCCCAACGGGTAGTGGAAAAACGACCACTCTTTATTCCGCCCTGGGTGAACTGAACCGGCCCGACCGAAAGATTATTACTGCGGAAGACCCGGTCGAGTATTACCTCCCGGGGATCAATCAGGTCGAGGTTAAAGCTCGAATTGGATTAAACTTCAACCGGATCATTCGGGCGATGTTGCGGCAAGCTCCGAATGTAATTCTGGTCGGGGAAATTCGCGATGTCGAGACAGCAGACATGGCAATTCAAGCTTCTTTGACAGGACACCTGGTTTTCAGTACGCTCCACACGAACGATGCGCCCGGTTCTATTACACGCCTTACCGATATGGGTGTTCAGCCATTCCTCGTTGCTTCCTCTGTTATGGCGGTCATGGCCCAGCGATTGGTTCGAGTCGTTTGCCAGAAATGCAAACAACCGTACACTCCTACTAAGGCGGAAATGGAGACCTACGAAATTACCACTGAAGAGGTCGCCAACGGCAATATGGTCCGCGGGGCGGGATGCTCGACTTGCCAGCATACCGGCTACCGGGGACGCCGGGCTGTTTTTGAATTAATGCTGATGAACGCCGCAATCCGCGATATGACCTTCCGAAGTGAGCCGACGCAAAACATCCGCCGTCAAGCACGACTTTCGGGAATGAAAACGCTAGTGGAAGATGCAAAAGACAAGGCTGTTCAAGGGCTTACGACATTGGCCGAAGTTGAGAAACTACGTTCTGGAGGCCACTAG